In a genomic window of Roseiflexus castenholzii DSM 13941:
- a CDS encoding zinc metallopeptidase: protein MFFSPLYLIVMLLGAGITLWAQWKVQSAYKKYAQVRNARNMTGLDVARVLMRNEGLDDVRVEQIGGELTDHYDPRAKVMRLSAGSIAHPSVAAMAIVAHELGHALQDRQGYAWLRLRSGIVGIVNVGSQLGGILLMVGLVLGAFSRAGLALAWIGVLLMSGGAIFSLVTLPVEFDASARARAMLERYGLVTRQEAEGVKAVLDAAALTYVAAAATAILQMLYYVSLLMRRR, encoded by the coding sequence ATGTTCTTCAGTCCTCTGTACCTGATTGTCATGCTGCTGGGCGCCGGCATCACGTTATGGGCGCAGTGGAAGGTGCAGTCTGCCTACAAGAAGTATGCGCAGGTGCGCAATGCGCGTAATATGACCGGTCTCGATGTGGCGCGCGTCCTGATGCGCAATGAAGGTCTCGACGATGTGCGTGTCGAACAGATCGGCGGTGAATTGACCGATCACTACGATCCGCGCGCGAAGGTGATGCGTCTTTCCGCCGGTTCAATTGCCCATCCGTCGGTGGCAGCGATGGCCATTGTTGCGCATGAGTTGGGGCACGCATTGCAGGACCGACAGGGATACGCCTGGTTGCGGTTGCGCTCCGGGATCGTCGGTATTGTGAATGTCGGTTCGCAACTCGGCGGTATTCTCCTGATGGTCGGACTGGTGCTCGGCGCTTTTTCGCGCGCAGGTCTGGCGCTTGCCTGGATCGGCGTGCTGCTGATGAGCGGCGGTGCGATATTCAGTCTGGTCACGCTGCCGGTCGAGTTCGACGCCAGCGCGCGCGCACGCGCCATGCTCGAACGGTATGGTCTGGTCACGCGCCAGGAAGCCGAAGGGGTCAAAGCAGTGCTCGATGCCGCAGCGCTGACCTATGTCGCCGCCGCAGCGACCGCTATCCTGCAAATGTTGTATTATGTCTCCCTTCTGATGCGGCGACGATAG
- a CDS encoding ABC transporter permease has protein sequence MTSTVPDRPMPHTLTTTHPADEVTRWLIRIRAYFLKEVREIRRQPLLLISLVAGPLLVLVIFGAGFVNSNPVLRTALILPDDLPVELRTQITGLVGLNFRLVNRAYTPVEARAALANGDLDVVQIVPDNVFGKLQRGENPTILIYSNAINPLVEGWIQYLAYAQVNEINKALLTEQTRLAQQQARAVGVRIAVGAERLTNLEREVSRAEQEAIRQELRTLRALIVQFRDTIPPESLFAGRGDDVEQLRARANEAIRSLGEVEAILSSGDLERGLDELRDSKELLRLLDQQIAIFVSIAPETIVSPVQQRYQNIRTEAIGQASGAYPAVVYYAPGVLALLVQHTAVSLGALALVRERMMGAFELFRVSPANMVQLLIGKYLGYTVVIAVASAALAAAMRLLGVPLNGSWLLFILLLLMLTIASLGVGFLISTVAGSDSQAIQFAMISLLLSIFFSGFFISRDSFAAWVEPIIVIIPMSHGVVGFQDLMLRGITPEPAVWIDLGVIAIVTFGLVTFLTQRQFRRA, from the coding sequence ATGACCAGCACCGTGCCGGATCGTCCTATGCCTCACACCCTGACGACAACACACCCCGCCGATGAAGTGACACGCTGGTTGATCCGCATTCGCGCCTACTTTCTCAAAGAAGTGCGCGAGATACGCCGCCAGCCGTTGCTCCTGATCAGCCTGGTCGCCGGTCCGCTCCTGGTGCTCGTGATCTTCGGCGCAGGGTTCGTCAACAGCAACCCTGTGCTGCGCACCGCGCTCATTCTGCCGGACGATCTACCGGTTGAGTTGCGCACTCAGATCACGGGACTGGTCGGACTCAATTTCAGGCTGGTCAACCGCGCTTATACCCCTGTCGAAGCGCGCGCAGCGCTGGCAAACGGCGACCTGGACGTCGTTCAGATCGTGCCGGACAATGTATTCGGCAAACTGCAACGCGGCGAGAACCCGACTATCCTGATCTACTCAAATGCCATCAATCCACTCGTCGAAGGATGGATTCAGTACCTGGCGTATGCCCAGGTCAACGAGATCAACAAGGCGCTGCTGACGGAACAGACCCGTCTGGCGCAGCAACAGGCGCGCGCTGTAGGGGTGCGGATCGCAGTTGGCGCCGAACGCCTGACCAACCTGGAACGCGAGGTGAGTCGCGCCGAGCAGGAAGCGATCCGCCAGGAATTGCGCACCCTGCGCGCATTGATCGTCCAATTCCGCGATACGATTCCGCCGGAGAGCCTGTTCGCCGGTCGCGGCGATGATGTCGAACAACTGCGCGCACGTGCCAATGAAGCCATTCGTTCCCTCGGCGAGGTGGAAGCCATACTGTCTTCCGGCGACCTTGAGCGCGGGTTGGACGAACTGCGCGACTCGAAGGAATTGCTGCGGCTGCTCGATCAGCAGATCGCCATTTTCGTCAGCATCGCGCCGGAGACAATCGTCTCTCCCGTGCAGCAACGCTACCAGAATATTCGCACAGAAGCGATCGGGCAGGCAAGCGGCGCTTACCCGGCAGTGGTATACTATGCACCGGGCGTTCTGGCATTGCTGGTGCAGCACACGGCGGTATCGCTGGGGGCGCTGGCGCTGGTGCGTGAGCGTATGATGGGCGCCTTCGAGTTGTTCCGGGTATCGCCCGCCAATATGGTGCAACTGCTCATCGGCAAATACCTTGGCTACACGGTGGTCATCGCAGTTGCATCCGCAGCCCTTGCGGCAGCCATGCGGTTGCTCGGCGTGCCACTCAACGGCAGTTGGCTGCTCTTCATCCTGTTGCTGCTGATGCTGACCATCGCATCACTGGGGGTGGGATTTCTCATCTCAACCGTCGCAGGGTCGGACAGTCAGGCAATTCAGTTTGCGATGATCAGCCTGCTTCTGTCGATCTTCTTCAGCGGCTTTTTCATCAGTCGTGACAGTTTCGCTGCATGGGTGGAGCCGATTATTGTGATTATTCCGATGAGTCACGGTGTTGTGGGGTTTCAAGACCTGATGCTGCGCGGCATCACGCCAGAACCAGCGGTCTGGATCGACCTGGGAGTCATTGCCATCGTCACGTTCGGTTTGGTTACATTCCTGACACAACGCCAGTTTCGCCGCGCGTAA
- a CDS encoding ABC transporter ATP-binding protein has translation MTSPRANAIESQDVSLIFGENAGVFDQTYIVPEGTILGLIGPSGCGKTTTVRLALGLYRPHKGTIRVLGVNPATFRAEHQAHIGYIPQQFVLYPNLSVAENAEFIASLYGMRRSQIRARLDELLEFVDLTDARHRLGRQLSGGMQRRLMLVGALMHDPDLIFADEPTAGIDPVLRGKFWDYFRALRDQGRTLLITTQIVSEAMYCDYVAVMRQGRLLAIDTPQNLKRRALGGEIIHLTLANPANLAKAVGALRRYPHVKEVRYVPESDRELYVTVDDAGDWIPDVLNLLEDPNGPNIVVESAEELALTFDDVFIRIIRQWETQPIDPTPTVDDMAEKATYDQHRAGSSYASHPDDNTPRR, from the coding sequence ATGACATCGCCGCGCGCCAATGCTATCGAATCACAGGACGTCAGTCTGATCTTCGGCGAGAACGCCGGTGTCTTCGACCAGACCTACATCGTGCCCGAAGGAACAATCCTCGGACTGATCGGACCAAGTGGGTGTGGCAAGACCACGACCGTGCGCCTGGCGCTTGGACTCTACCGTCCTCATAAGGGAACCATTCGCGTGCTTGGCGTCAATCCGGCGACATTTCGCGCCGAACACCAGGCGCATATCGGATACATCCCGCAGCAATTCGTGCTCTACCCCAATCTAAGCGTGGCGGAAAACGCCGAATTCATCGCATCGCTCTATGGCATGCGCCGCTCGCAGATTCGCGCGCGCCTCGACGAACTGCTCGAATTTGTCGATCTCACCGACGCGCGCCATCGCCTGGGACGGCAACTCTCCGGCGGCATGCAACGACGCCTCATGCTCGTCGGCGCACTCATGCACGACCCAGACCTGATCTTTGCCGATGAGCCAACGGCCGGCATCGACCCGGTGCTGCGCGGAAAGTTTTGGGACTATTTTCGCGCGCTGCGCGACCAGGGGCGCACGCTCCTGATCACAACCCAGATCGTGAGCGAAGCAATGTACTGCGACTATGTCGCCGTTATGCGGCAGGGGCGCCTGCTGGCAATCGACACGCCACAGAACCTGAAGCGCCGCGCACTCGGCGGCGAAATCATTCACCTGACGCTGGCGAACCCGGCCAACCTGGCAAAGGCGGTCGGCGCACTGCGCCGCTACCCACACGTCAAAGAAGTGCGCTACGTCCCCGAGTCGGACCGCGAACTGTACGTGACGGTCGATGACGCCGGCGACTGGATTCCAGATGTGCTCAACCTCCTGGAGGATCCAAACGGACCGAATATTGTCGTCGAGAGCGCCGAAGAACTGGCATTAACCTTCGACGACGTCTTTATTCGCATTATCCGACAGTGGGAAACTCAGCCAATCGATCCAACGCCAACGGTCGACGACATGGCGGAGAAAGCAACATATGACCAGCACCGTGCCGGATCGTCCTATGCCTCACACCCTGACGACAACACACCCCGCCGATGA
- the purF gene encoding amidophosphoribosyltransferase → MAWGDSPGHECGIFGIYAPHEDVARLTFFGLYALQHRGQESAGIAVSDGRRIHLHKEMGLVAQVFNEEKLRPLKGYIAIGHTRYSTTGSSKLQNAQPFVVESVLGPLAVGHNGNLTNAPQLRRELLTRGVGLISSSDSEVITQMLAGGEGRTWEEKLRVFMIRAEGAYCLTVMTRDTLYAVRDPWGLHPLCYGHLGNGGWVVASESCALATIGATLERELAPGEIMAFDERGPRTIAHSPAPQRAMCLFEYIYFARPDSIVDGQTLHAARVAAGRELAREAPADADIVIPVPDSAVPAAIGYAQESGIPYQEGLIKNRYIGRTFIQPDDRLRKLGVQLKFNPLSDSLAGKRVVLVDDSIVRGNTSGPIVRLLRDAGAVEVHMRVSSPPIKHPCFLGVDMATYPELIAHRLTLPEIRDHLGVDSLAYLSLEGLIRATGNSGKGFCNGCFTGNYPVDVHLLEKEAFEG, encoded by the coding sequence ATGGCATGGGGCGACAGTCCAGGGCATGAGTGCGGCATCTTTGGCATCTATGCGCCGCACGAGGACGTGGCGCGCCTGACGTTCTTCGGTCTTTATGCGCTGCAACATCGCGGGCAGGAGAGTGCGGGCATTGCAGTATCCGACGGGCGACGCATCCATCTCCACAAGGAAATGGGCCTGGTCGCTCAGGTGTTCAATGAAGAAAAATTGCGCCCGCTCAAAGGATATATCGCAATCGGGCACACCCGCTACTCCACTACCGGATCATCGAAATTGCAAAATGCGCAGCCGTTTGTGGTCGAGAGTGTCCTTGGACCTCTGGCGGTCGGTCATAACGGCAACCTGACGAATGCGCCGCAATTGCGGCGCGAATTGTTGACGCGCGGCGTGGGGCTGATATCGTCGAGTGATAGCGAAGTGATCACGCAGATGCTCGCCGGCGGCGAGGGACGAACCTGGGAAGAAAAGTTGCGCGTCTTCATGATCCGTGCCGAAGGAGCGTACTGCCTGACGGTGATGACGCGCGATACACTCTACGCAGTGCGCGATCCCTGGGGGTTGCACCCGCTCTGCTACGGGCATCTTGGCAATGGCGGGTGGGTGGTGGCGTCGGAGAGTTGTGCGCTGGCAACCATTGGCGCAACACTGGAACGCGAACTGGCGCCGGGTGAGATCATGGCGTTCGATGAGCGCGGTCCGCGCACGATTGCGCACTCTCCTGCGCCGCAACGTGCCATGTGCCTTTTTGAATACATCTATTTTGCCCGCCCCGACAGCATTGTCGATGGACAAACGCTTCACGCTGCGCGGGTTGCTGCCGGGCGTGAACTGGCGCGCGAAGCGCCGGCCGACGCCGATATTGTCATTCCGGTGCCCGACAGCGCTGTTCCCGCCGCCATTGGCTATGCGCAGGAGTCGGGCATTCCTTATCAGGAAGGGTTGATCAAGAACCGGTATATTGGGCGCACTTTCATTCAGCCCGACGATCGCCTGCGCAAACTTGGCGTACAGTTGAAGTTCAACCCGTTGAGTGATAGCCTGGCGGGTAAACGTGTGGTGCTGGTGGACGATAGCATCGTGCGCGGGAATACGTCAGGTCCGATTGTGCGGTTGTTGCGCGATGCCGGGGCTGTGGAGGTTCATATGCGCGTCTCGTCGCCACCGATCAAGCATCCTTGCTTCCTCGGCGTCGATATGGCAACCTACCCGGAGCTGATCGCGCATCGCTTGACGCTGCCGGAGATCCGCGATCACCTGGGGGTCGATAGCCTGGCGTATCTCAGCCTGGAAGGTCTCATTCGCGCAACTGGCAATTCGGGCAAGGGGTTCTGCAATGGCTGCTTCACCGGGAATTATCCGGTGGACGTGCATCTGCTCGAAAAGGAAGCGTTTGAGGGGTGA